Below is a window of Vibrio sp. SS-MA-C1-2 DNA.
CGGTTTGAGGGTCAATATCAGGATAAGTATCTACTAACTCAATCGCAATATCTCGAGAATCAATCCATTTTAAACTCATATTGTCCACCTCTTTGTCATAATACTAGTTTCTAATATATACCATCTCTTCAAATAAGAAGGGTATAAATTAGTTCTTTTCAGAAACCATGTTAATAGTATAGCGAGGAATTTCGATAACGAGGTCTTCATCTTCAACTTTCGCTTGGCAACCCAAACGAGACTCTGGTTCTAATCCCCATGCTTTATCTAACATATCATCTTCTAACTCATCACTTTCATCCAATGAATCAAAGCCTTCACGAACAATAACGTGACAAGTTGTACATGCACACGATTTTTCACATGCATGTTCAATATGGATTCCATTTTTTAGTGCAACATCTAAAACAGTTTCACCTGTTGTTGCATCTAATACCATGCCTTCAGGGCATAACTCTTCATGAGGAAGTACTACAATTTTAGGCATTTTTAAATCTCATCTATTGATTGACCAGCCAATGCTCGACGAATAGATTGATCCATTCGACGAGATGCGAACTCTTGGCTCACTTTATCAGCGTTTTTAATTCCATCTTCAATCGCTAACACACTGGTTCCTTGTCGTAATTCGGCAAGTTTAGCAATTGCATCTTCAATTTCTTTTCTCTCTTCAAGGGTAAGCAATGCATCACCATCAGCATCTAGCGCTGCCACTAACCCTTCGATAACACGATCCGCTTCAACTTGCTGTTCGGCTAGTTTTCTTGCATCAAGATCATCTTTCGCAAACTTCATTGAATCTTGGATCATTGAAGCCACTTCATTATCACTTAAACCATAAGACGGTTTCACTTGAATTTCAGCCTGAACGCCAGTGCCTTTCTCCATCGCGGTAACAGAAAGTAAACCATCAGCATCAACTTGATAAGTCACTCGAATATGGGCAGCACCTGCCGCCATAGGCGGAATATCACGAAGAGTAAAACGAGCGAGTGAACGACAGTCATCAACCATCTCTCGCTCACCTTGTACCACATGCACCATCATTGCAGTTTGGCCATCTTTAAAAGTGGTAAACTCTTGCGCTCTTGCTACCGGAATCGCGGTATTACGTGGAATGATCTTCTCTACCAAGCCCCCCATTGTCTCAATACCTAATGAAAGCGGGGTAATATCAAGAAGCAGTAACTCATCATCTGATTTGTTACCCACTAAAATATTGGCTTGGATTGATGCACCTAAAGCGACCACACTATCAGGGTCAATTGACGTTAATGGCTCTTTATCAAAGAAGCGTCCAACCATTTCACGAACAGAAGGAACACGCGTTGAACCACCAACCATGACAACTTCAAGTACCTCATCAGTTGTGATGTCCGCATCTTTAATTGCACGACGACATGACAACAAGGTCTTTTTAATTAATGGCGTAATTAGCTGCTCAAAGGTATCTTTGGTTAATGTACCTTGCCAACCTAAAATATCAATATTCGCTTGTGGTTCCGCAGACAGTGTAATTTTTGCATCCGTTGCGGCATCAATAACTGCACGGGAATCCATCGCTGAAAGCTCGTCTGAAATTCCAGCCTCCGCTAAAATCCAGTCAACAATCACTTGGTCAAAGTCATCGCCACCTAAAGCAGAATCACCACCTGTAGCCAGAACTTCAAATACACCTTTAGAAAGACGAAGTATTGAGATATCAAAAGTCCCGCCACCTAAATCATAAACGGCAATGACACCTTCTTGACCTGAATCTAAACCATAAGCAATAGCAGCTGCCGTGGGTTCATTCAACAAGCGAAGAACATTAAGACCTGCGAGCTTAGCTGCATCTTTTGTGCCTGCACGTTGAGCATCATCAAAATAAGCAGGAACCGTAATCACGACACCTTCAAGATCGCCACCTAATACTTGTTCTGCACGTTTAGAAAGTGACTTAAGTATTTCACTAGAAACGGCAATTGGATTCACTACACCTTGACGGGTAGCAATCTGAGGAAGACCGTTATCAGAGGCAACAAATTGATAAGGCAAATTAGAATAACGTTGTTGAATATCATTGAGTGAACGACCAATTAATCGCTTAACTGAAATCACGGTATTTTCAGGATCTTGTTGCGCTAATGCTCGCGCTGCAATTCCTGTCGTGATCTGCTCATTTTCACCATAATGAACAACCGATGGCATGATCGAATGATCTTGTTCATCGACTAAACAACTTGATTGACCACTACGTACTGCTGCAACTAAGGAATTAGTTGTCCCTAAATCAATACCGACAGCTAATTTATGTTGATGAGGTGCTGCGCTCTGTCCTGGTTCAGCAATCTGTAATAATGCCATTGTTATACCTTATTTTGGATTCTTAGGTTTATGGGATTTTCAACGATGAAAGATATTACCAAAGATCAAGTAGACGTTCTTCCATGTTATCAATTTCTACTTGTAATTTAACGATAAACTTCAGCTTTCGTACCACAATAGTCGCATTGGACCATGCTTTTTCATCCAGAAGTTGACGTAGTTCGTCGAGGTAGGTTTGATAAATCCCTTTCACTTCTTGTCCAAATTTGGCTAATGCTTCATCAGGATTTTCCGTTGATGGGATATCTTCTAAAGATTCACGCAGTTCCATCTGTTGCATTAAGAACATTGGATCTTGCATGGTCACCTGTTCGCCTCGAATATCTTCACCCTTTTCAGCAAGAATATATTCAGCACGTAAAACAGGATCCTTTAAGATCTGAAATGCGTCGTTGATTTGTGCAGCTTTTTGTACCGCTAATAATCGATCACGCTCGGAGGAGGTTGCAAAATTATCAGGGTGAAAATGGCGCTGTAATTCTCTGTATTTTAGAGAAAGAAGACTACCATCAACGTCAAATTGAAATGGTAGCCCTAATAGTTCAAAGTGATTCATAGGCTTTTAGTATTAAAACCTTTTAGCTTGAAAGTTAAACGTTGAAGCTTTCGCCACAACCACACTCACTAGAGACATTTGGGTTATTGAACTGAAAGCCTTCGTTTAGACCTTCTTTGGCAAAGTCTAACTCTGTTCCATCGAGATAAAGCAAACTTTTTGCATCGACAATAAGATTAATATCATCAATTTTAAAAACTTCATCTTCTTCATTAAGCTCATCAACGAACTCAATGACGTAAGCCATGCCCGAACAGCCAGAAGTACGAACTCCTAGTCTCAGGCCGATGCCTTTACCACGATTCTCAAGAAAAGTACGAACGCGGCCTGCTGCCGCTTCTGTCATAGTGATGGCCATCTGTCCAACAACCCCTAAAAGTTAATTAATTATTTATGTTTGTTCTTATAATCGCTAACTGCAGCTTTGATTGCATCTTCAGCTAAAATAGAACAGTGAACTTTTACTGGCGGTAATGCTAACTCTTCAGCAATTTCTGCATTTTTAATCGCAGCAGCTTCATCAAGTGTTTTACCTTTTACCCACTCAGTAATGAGGGAGCTAGATGCAATTGCTGAACCACAGCCGTAAGTTTTAAACTTAGCATCTTCGATAACGCCTTCGTCACTTACTTTGATTTGTAGTTTCATTACGTCACCACAAGCGGGTGCGCCAACCATACCACTACCGATATTTGGATCGTTTTTATCAAAACCACCAACGTTACGTGGGTTTTCATAATGGTCGATTACTTTTTCGCTATAAGCCATGATATCTCTCCTAATATTTGTCTAATTCCGTGAAACAGTATGTTGTATCAACTAATTTCGCGATTAATCAATTTGGTTATCGGTTAAATTAGTGGTGTGCCCACTCAACTGTGTTTAAATCAATCCCTTCTTTGTACATATCCCAAAGAGGTGACATCTCACGAAGTTTTCCTACAGCTTGACGTACACAACTAATTGCGTGGTCAATTTCTTCTTCTGTAGTGAAGCGACCAAAAGAGAAGCGAATTGAGCTGTGTGCTAACTCATCATCTAAGCCGAGTGCTCGCAATACATACGAAGGTTCTAAACTTGCTGAAGTACAAGCGGAACCTGATGATACTGCAAGATCTTTTAGAGCCATGAGTAATGACTCTCCCTCAACAAATGCAAAGCTTACATTTAAATTGTTCGCAACGCGTTGCTCTAGGTCACCATTTACATAAACAGCTTCCATATCCTTGATTCCATCAAGAAAACGTTGACGTAGATCTAAAGAATGTTGATAGTCTTTAGTCATCTCTTCTTTAGCGATACGCATCGCTTCACCTAAGCCAACGATCTGGTGCGTAGGAAGTGTTCCTGAACGCATACCACGCTCATGACCGCCGCCATGCATTTGCGATTCAAGACGAATACGAGGCTTACGACGCACATAAAGAGCACCGATACCTTTTGGTCCATAAATTTTATGACCAGAGATAGAGATCAGATCAACTTTCATCTCTTTAACATCAATTGGCAGTTTACCCGCAGATTGTGCTGCATCAACGTGGAAGTAAATCTTACGTTCACGACACAGCTCACCAATCGCAGTAATATCTTGAATAACACCAATTTCGTTATTTACATGCATGATAGAAACAAGAATTGTATCATCACGCATTGCTGCTTGTAATTTGTTCAAATCAATTAAGCCATTTGCTTCTGGCTCAAGATAAGTCACTTCAAAACCTTCACGCTCTAATTGACGACATGGGTCAAGTACTGCTTTATGTTCAGTTTTGCAAGTGATGATATGCTTGCCCTTCTTACCATAGAAGTGCGCAATACCTTTAATTGCTAGATTGTCTGACTCAGTTGCGCCAGAAGTAAAAACAATTTCACGTGGATCTGCATTTAGCACATCGGCAATTTGCTCTCTCGCGGTATCGACTGCTTCTTCCGCCTGCCAACCATAACGGTGCGAGCGAGATGCTGGGTTACCAAAATTTCCGTCTAAGGTTAAACACTCAACCATCTTTTCTGCAACACGTGGGTCCACTGGGCATGTTGCTGAATAATCTAAATAAATAGGCAGTTTCATT
It encodes the following:
- the fdx gene encoding ISC system 2Fe-2S type ferredoxin, giving the protein MPKIVVLPHEELCPEGMVLDATTGETVLDVALKNGIHIEHACEKSCACTTCHVIVREGFDSLDESDELEDDMLDKAWGLEPESRLGCQAKVEDEDLVIEIPRYTINMVSEKN
- the hscA gene encoding Fe-S protein assembly chaperone HscA, with protein sequence MALLQIAEPGQSAAPHQHKLAVGIDLGTTNSLVAAVRSGQSSCLVDEQDHSIMPSVVHYGENEQITTGIAARALAQQDPENTVISVKRLIGRSLNDIQQRYSNLPYQFVASDNGLPQIATRQGVVNPIAVSSEILKSLSKRAEQVLGGDLEGVVITVPAYFDDAQRAGTKDAAKLAGLNVLRLLNEPTAAAIAYGLDSGQEGVIAVYDLGGGTFDISILRLSKGVFEVLATGGDSALGGDDFDQVIVDWILAEAGISDELSAMDSRAVIDAATDAKITLSAEPQANIDILGWQGTLTKDTFEQLITPLIKKTLLSCRRAIKDADITTDEVLEVVMVGGSTRVPSVREMVGRFFDKEPLTSIDPDSVVALGASIQANILVGNKSDDELLLLDITPLSLGIETMGGLVEKIIPRNTAIPVARAQEFTTFKDGQTAMMVHVVQGEREMVDDCRSLARFTLRDIPPMAAGAAHIRVTYQVDADGLLSVTAMEKGTGVQAEIQVKPSYGLSDNEVASMIQDSMKFAKDDLDARKLAEQQVEADRVIEGLVAALDADGDALLTLEERKEIEDAIAKLAELRQGTSVLAIEDGIKNADKVSQEFASRRMDQSIRRALAGQSIDEI
- the hscB gene encoding co-chaperone HscB gives rise to the protein MNHFELLGLPFQFDVDGSLLSLKYRELQRHFHPDNFATSSERDRLLAVQKAAQINDAFQILKDPVLRAEYILAEKGEDIRGEQVTMQDPMFLMQQMELRESLEDIPSTENPDEALAKFGQEVKGIYQTYLDELRQLLDEKAWSNATIVVRKLKFIVKLQVEIDNMEERLLDLW
- the iscA gene encoding iron-sulfur cluster assembly protein IscA, with translation MAITMTEAAAGRVRTFLENRGKGIGLRLGVRTSGCSGMAYVIEFVDELNEEDEVFKIDDINLIVDAKSLLYLDGTELDFAKEGLNEGFQFNNPNVSSECGCGESFNV
- the iscU gene encoding Fe-S cluster assembly scaffold IscU codes for the protein MAYSEKVIDHYENPRNVGGFDKNDPNIGSGMVGAPACGDVMKLQIKVSDEGVIEDAKFKTYGCGSAIASSSLITEWVKGKTLDEAAAIKNAEIAEELALPPVKVHCSILAEDAIKAAVSDYKNKHK
- a CDS encoding IscS subfamily cysteine desulfurase — protein: MKLPIYLDYSATCPVDPRVAEKMVECLTLDGNFGNPASRSHRYGWQAEEAVDTAREQIADVLNADPREIVFTSGATESDNLAIKGIAHFYGKKGKHIITCKTEHKAVLDPCRQLEREGFEVTYLEPEANGLIDLNKLQAAMRDDTILVSIMHVNNEIGVIQDITAIGELCRERKIYFHVDAAQSAGKLPIDVKEMKVDLISISGHKIYGPKGIGALYVRRKPRIRLESQMHGGGHERGMRSGTLPTHQIVGLGEAMRIAKEEMTKDYQHSLDLRQRFLDGIKDMEAVYVNGDLEQRVANNLNVSFAFVEGESLLMALKDLAVSSGSACTSASLEPSYVLRALGLDDELAHSSIRFSFGRFTTEEEIDHAISCVRQAVGKLREMSPLWDMYKEGIDLNTVEWAHH